One window of Vespa velutina chromosome 2, iVesVel2.1, whole genome shotgun sequence genomic DNA carries:
- the LOC124947247 gene encoding ras guanine nucleotide exchange factor Y-like isoform X1, producing the protein MEALLPSEIARLVFGYLEDHDCNDAARVFLETSPHLQECRNALSKGRRFNTRINGLTLIDIVEKYSAMSVMIQERLNKITDSEHLKHCGDLLEQLKFLVEETRGQRFVVNINVPSQANQQTLSGSPIISGSRKKRHHSNNEKERHKANAKSSNPVCQESGLLSNHAIGCEATALESLPGHTEAIKHTEKCDDVQSDINNAVGQSMQSNSRKNSLTDSNHTTDSRDKVAASDSGDNIDTRNFNVNIINENKCRKDDVVKVTTMNEKCTTGTNTEELLSFSNTEVQTTPCELLDYESESNDEPIQNLSLLTKELLNRTELQERIAENINKAILPTDTFLREEKEILNESTGYEFNTSVVSELNNAIKSIVEATESDPVFEQFLDEIIGKNIETDTSPDEDIDVKSTPTDRSEEKRMEIDNIGIALPEHTVVGGKSSNEITSTEVPLKQRLRSSSRQQTARIEDEIYKQKEQSALEDQNAAAILSIINANITNTHVRPENDKSNDNKESCTAEANNDKKSPASVPSNSNADLTEKYSTQMENQKMDNIIANKETESKPKRSMVKRPRPTKIKRESEINSNDLISEQDIMTMPTLVLCSKEEITNIRALNPTYSIGNIHPITSNSTSHFIPIMPKDPNKTKESVETLYVRTVNVPQKYVLPTTVPNIQEDAKNLSNSKVQSSSQKENIAHSKLKPIQNIDKLIQNTCNPIFLDPIETNKLVSMESITLYSTENSIKTSLNSTNMPIINVEENISLSGIELSPYLKFNSKSNQSHNLSDIDLVLMENFKTFTQSAPNESKEQNVMTSKKTEGDIINKRTPRSLLKHRAKTHRLSLSTPRRNSHVRTLDFNTPTKLIHSASKMQDNENLSCSPKLLRPMKSVRRTSLFKSPPFTNSSVTIPTFQNALNIGQSNEIPIATRSPIPKLMGGWEKYNGVGVIIDDPSPCKSNGINSPISMNKFQRSKTIAKSWDADLRKCLQTSDERSTSTVSNKKKKKVTESKNNIACKTSKRNLQCLKTKGRKKSNDERAIVDVKKQYVEKEDEESITSVQDVKKNKTDVPMEMSNKPLSKNLLSDTNREVTSDNSCILEKIETGTDTCTIKSTCPVAVVENNITTSTNNKETNEKKIVKKYVQLKTLKTNLRKSEKEKNVTNNVLPTIEVVPISESLKGNVENIQQIVPISDIIDLETPRKFGNSSGIPSTPRLLSPNSNIIPSFIKTSDDSTKIRSLINTPEFPTTPCIALTPKHCEENTRDVIKKGIYNGCISPYYKPSTEHVNPCDSEKVIKIDMKFDNEATKHLAIPISDTKSIGTTQLALNTDNGYDNVSVSTKLEITQFEVIKENLPKDEAVKELKISSKTKDITSANLNTTPMQNDENDTKVVTLINEKSLSIRENSTDSDTSSSSSSSSSSSSSSSTNSNITDTSKPFSCNKKYKKTPNKIYTDTSNDSISKVNASGNNSMHDISVNLRNDLIKDKAISNISTNVMEIEKASMDIIVKSESSPAKLLSLTKNEEQLESTLKETPAKDENLLPEEDISDTPSSSKIGIDNVTNLSSKISAFITSENEKLTNANSSIPQISDMNKVVQKSQIINIQNISLDRSTFLPLAEYANHQNNKQKILSTDEHARQLEQKRQRMIAKLKQIPKSNVALAKNRSKQNILSIKNRNNCISKNNRLKNKITNRIRTREKRFEKNFDKNTNNRENTDERVSVINNVVVTNIQDINKEDSDKKMSITDSSDKCNKDVQNNKKNVLTEANSTVNTLMSTQEKMNIESKTNVDEYNAIHTTSQNDSIESDQVNNEKVSEQELSKEYLSSINKDKKLIMENNDTINKYNIKGNTIIAIKHVEKVEDLLKAKVNQVKRDLFSDEENERKSQVSEDMISKDLQVEKKDEHILNNNEVINAVETIKSQDSKEVLSCVLECLQLVPASKTDNHKEKNDNNQSEEEIDLNTTGPSSVEYHFVYDDSISTKKRRRRYSSNELKQHVNVQLSNENYREVIKTMTATDYQEIFNMNPKSKKKPINKKLPVKNSQTSNIKSNNNNFILKDNCTKPLATSSPVDKPILAKLKKMTSKIMPINDKDNVSEKVKVQSEKSKTQKDNLTTKNHKRKLSESKEDAKVEKKRIYDPQVLLSNMNLDEFLTSVHGPT; encoded by the exons atggAAGCTTTGTTACCTTCGGAAATAGCTCGATTAGTGTttg GATATCTGGAGGATCATGATTGTAATGACGCTGCCAGGGTATTCTTAGAAACATCTCCACATCTTCAAGAATGTCGTAATGCATTATCAAAAGGAAGACGTTTTAATACTCGTATCAATGGATTAACGTTGATAGAtattgttgaaaaatattcggCAATGAGTGTTATGA TACAGGAACGTTTAAACAAAATCACGGATAGTGAACATTTAAAGCATTGTGGAGATCTGTTagaacaattaaaatttttagtaGAAGAAACACGTGGGCAACGGTTCGTTGTAAATATCAATGTGCCTTCACAG GCTAACCAGCAGACATTAAGCGGATCTCCAATAATATCAGGCAGTAGAAAAAAGAGGCATCACAgtaataatgagaaagaacGGCACAAAGCTAATGCAAAATCATCTAATCCAGTTTGTCAGGAATCTGGCTTACTGTCCAATCatg CAATTGGTTGCGAAGCAACAGCTCTTGAAAGTTTACCTGGACATACAGAAGCAATAAAGCATACAGAAAAATGTGACGATGTACAAAGTGACATTAATAATGCAGTGGGACAATCAATGCAATCCAATTCTAGGAAAAATAGTTTGACAGATAGCAATCATACCACGGATAGCAGAGATAAAGTTGCAGCATCGGATTCGg gcgataatattgatactagaaattttaatgtaaacatcattaatgaaaacaaatgtAGGAAAGATGACGTTGTAAAAGTTACTACCATGAATGAAAAGTGTACTACAGGGACAAACACAGAAGAattgttatctttttctaatacaGAGGTTCAAACTACTCCTTGTGAATTGCTTGATTATGAATCGGAATCTAACGATGAGCCTATTCAAAACCTTAGt TTATTGACAAAGGAATTGTTAAATCGAACGGAATTACAAGAACGTATCgctgaaaatataaataaagcgATTCTTCCGACTGATACATTTCtaagggaagaaaaggaaattttaaatgaatccACGGGTTATGAATTTAATACATCGGTCGTATCTGAGTTAAATAATGCTATTAAATCAATAGTAGAGGCAACAGAATCTGATCCAGTGTTTGAACAATTTCTGGATGAAATCATTGGAAAAAACATAGAAACAGACACAAGTCCTGACGAGGATATTGATGTTAAATCAACTCCTACAGATAG gtcagaagaaaaacgaatggaaattgataatattggCATTGCATTACCAGAACACACAGTTGTTGGAGGTAAATCGTCTAATGAAATAACTTCAACAGAAGTGCCATTGAAACAAAGGCTTCGTAGTTCTTCTAGACAACAAACTGCTAGAATAGAAGATGAGATTTATAAGCAAAAGGAACAAAGTGCTTTGGAAGATCAGAATGCAGCAGCTAttttaagtattataaatgCTAACATAACGAATACGCACGTTAGACcggaaaatgataaaagtaatGATAACAAAGAATCGTGCACGGCAGaagctaataatgataaaaaatctcCAGCCTCTGTACCTAGTAACAGTAATGCTGACTTAactgaaaaatattctacgcAAATGGAAAATCAGAAAATGGATAATATTATTGCAAACAAAGAAACAGAATCTAAACCAAAGAGATCAATGGTCAAACGTCCACGACCTACAAAAATTAAACGAGAATCTGAAATCAATTCTAATGATTTAATCTCGGAACAAGATATTATGACTATGCCAACATTGGTATTATGTTCGAAGGAAGAGATAACTAATATTCGAGCTTTAAATCCAACTTATTCGATTGGAAATATTCATCCTATTACTTCTAATTCTACTTCACATTTTATTCCAATAATGCCTAAAGATCCTAACAAAACTAAAGAATCAGTGGAAACTTTGTATGTTAGAACAGTAAATGTACCACAAAAATATGTATTGCCAACAACTGTACCAAATATACAAGAAGACGCAAAGAATTTATCAAATAGTAAGGTACAATCATCAtctcaaaaagaaaacattgctCATAGCAAATTAAAGCCTATACAAAATATTGACAAATTGATACAAAATACATGTAATCCTATTTTTCTAGATCCaattgaaacaaataaattagtGAGTATGGAATCAATAACACTTTATAGCACAGAAAATAGTATTAAAACATCTTTGAATAGTACAAATATGCCTATAATTAACGTTGAAGAGAACATCAGTTTGTCGGGAATAGAATTATCTCCTTATTTGAAGTTTAATTCTAAATCTAATCAAAGCCATAATTTGTCAGATATTGATCTGGTACTTatggaaaattttaaaacattcACACAATCTGCACCGAATGAAAGTAAAGAACAGAATGTTATGACGTCTAAAAAGACTGAAggtgatataattaataaacgaacACCAAGATCCTTATTAAAACATAGGGCAAAAACACATAGGCTTAGTTTATCTACTCCTCGAAGGAATAGCCATGTAAGAACGCTTGATTTTAATACGCCAACGAAATTAATACATTCCGCTTCAAAAATgcaagataatgaaaatttgagCTGTTCTCCCAAATTATTAAGACCTATGAAATCAGTTCGTAGAACTTCTCTCTTCAAATCACCGCCATTCACTAATTCATCTGTAACAATACCAACGTTTCAAAATGCATTAAATATTGGACAATCTAATGAAATACCTATAGCAACTAGAAGTCCTATTCCAAAACTTATGGGAGGTTGGGAAAAATATAATGGTGTAGGTGTAATCATAGATGATCCATCACCTTGTAAAAGCAATGGTATTAATTCTCCTAtatcaatgaataaatttcaaaggTCTAAAACAATAGCAAAAAGTTGGGATGCAGATTTGCGTAAGTGTTTACAGACAAGCGATGAGAGATCTACGTCGACAGTAagtaacaaaaagaagaaaaaagttactgaaagtaaaaataatatcgcatGTAAAACTTCAAAACGTAATTTGCAATGCTTAAAGACTAAAGGTAGGAAAAAATCTAATGACGAAAGGGCTATAGTTGATGTAAAGAAACAATATGTTgaaaaagaggatgaagaaTCAATAACGAGTGTACAAgatgttaaaaagaataaaacagaTGTACCAATGGAAATGAGCAATAAGCCGCTTTCTAAGAATCTATTAAGTGATACGAACAGAGAAGTAACAAGTGATAATTCTTGTATTTTAGAGAAGATAGAGACAGGCACAGATACATGCACGATTAAATCGACTTGTCCTGTAGCCGTAGTAGAAAACAACATTACAACAAGTACAAACAATAAGGaaacaaatgagaaaaagattgtgaaaaaatatgtacaattaaaaacattaaagacaaatttaagaaaatcagaaaaagagaaaaatgttacaaataaTGTATTGCCTACTATAGAAGTTGTTCCGATATCTGAATCTCTGAAAGGCaatgttgaaaatattcaacagATTGTTCCAATATCTGATATAATAGATTTAGAAACACCAAGAAAATTTGGAAATTCTTCTGGAATACCTTCAACGCCTCGTTTACTTAGCCCAAATAGCAATATTATTCCGTCGTTTATTAAAACCAGCGATGATTCGACCAAAATACGTAGCTTAATAAATACACCGGAATTTCCAACTACTCCTTGCATTGCATTGACTCCAAAACATTGCGAGGAAAATACGCgcgatgttataaaaaaagggatataTAATGGTTGTATATCACCTTATTATAAACCAAGTACAGAACATGTAAATCCCTGTGATtctgaaaaagtaataaaaattgatatgaaATTTGATAACGAAGCAACGAAACATTTGGCTATCCCAATTTCTGACACTAAGTCAATTGGTACAACTCAATTGGCATTAAATACGGACAATGGTTATGATAATGTATCTGTTTCTACTAAGCTTGAAATAACACAGTTTGAAgtaatcaaagaaaatttgcCAAAGGATGAAGCTGTCAAAGAACTTAAAATATCCTCTAAAACAAAGGACATTACGTCTGCCAATTTGAATACAACTCCTATgcaaaatgatgaaaatgataCTAAAGttgttacattaattaatgaaaaatctctCAGTATTCGTGAAAATTCAACTGATAGCGACACATCTTCATCCtcttcatcatcgtcgtcgtcgtcatcttcttcttctactaatTCCAATATTACCGATACATCCAAACCATTCtcatgtaataaaaaatacaaaaagactcctaataaaatatacacagATACAAGCAATGATTCTATATCAAAGGTAAATGCATCTGGCAATAATTCTATGCATGATATATCTGTAAACTTAAGGAATGATTTGATCAAAGATAAAGCgatatcaaatatatcaaCTAATGTAATGGAAATTGAAAAAGCATCCATGGATATTATAGTAAAATCTGAATCTTCTCCAGCTAAGTTACTTTctttaacaaaaaatgaagaacaatTGGAATCTACTTTAAAGGAAACTCCTGCTAAGGATGAGAATTTGTTGCCGGAAGAAGATATATCTGACACTCCTAGCAGTTCAAAAATTGGTATAGACAATGTAACAAATTTATCTTCAAAGATATCTGCATTTATTACctcagaaaatgaaaaattaacaaacGCAAATTCTTCGATACCACAAATCTCCGATATGAATAAAGTCGTACAAAAatcacaaataataaatatacagaaTATATCACTTGACAGATCTACTTTTTTACCATTGGCAGAATATGCAAATCATCAAAATAATaagcaaaaaatattaagtacGGATGAGCATGCAAGACAATTGGAACAAAAACGTCAACGTATGATAGCAAAGCTTAAACAAATTCCAAAATCTAATGTAGCTCTTGCAAAAAATAGatctaaacaaaatatattatcgataaagaacagaaataattgtataagtaaaaataatcgactaaagaataaaataacaaatagaaTAAGAACTAGAGAAAAAcgatttgaaaagaatttcgataagaatactaataatagagaaaatacgGATGAACGAGTTtctgtaattaataatgtcgTTGTTACAAATAttcaagatataaataaagaagatagtGACAAAAAAATGTCTATTACAGATTCATCGgataaatgtaataaggatgttcaaaataataaaaaaaatgttttaacggAAGCAAATTCTACAGTAAATACATTAATGTCAAcacaagaaaaaatgaatatagaGTCAAAAACTAATGTGGATGAATATAATGCTATTCATACTACATCTCAAAATGATAGTATTGAAAGTGATCaagtaaataatgaaaaagtaagCGAACAAGAATtatcaaaagaatatttatccagtattaacaaagataaaaagttaattatggaaaataacgatacgataaataaatataatattaaaggtaatacaattattgcaataaaacatgttgaaaaagtagaagattTATTGAAGGCTAAAGTAAATCAAGTAAAACGTGATTTGTTCAGcgatgaagaaaatgaacgaaaatcTCAAGTATCAGAAGATATGATCTCGAAAGATCTTCaagttgaaaagaaagatgaacatattttaaataataacgaagttATAAATGCTGTAGAAACTATTAAATCACAAGATTCAAAAGAGGTATTGTCTTGTGTTCTTGAATGTTTACAGCTAGTACCGGCAAGCAAAACTGataatcataaagaaaaaaatgataacaatCAATCTGAAGaggaaattgatttaaatacaACTGGACCTAGTTCTGTAGAATATCACTTTGTTTATGATGACAGTAtatcaacgaaaaaaagaagaagaagatacagTAGCAATGAATTAAAACAGCATGTAAATGTTCAACTCAGCAATGAAAATTACAGAGAAGTTATAAAAACTATGACGGCTACTGATTATcaagaaatattcaatatgaATCCAAAATCTAAGAAGAAACCGATCAACAAAAAGTTGCCTGTAAAAAATTCTCAAACgagtaatataaaatctaataacaataactttATCTTAAAGGATAATTGCACCAAGCCATTAGCCACGTCTTCGCCCGTAGACAAGCCTATATTAgcaaaattaaagaagatgaCGAGCAAAATTATGCCGATAAATGATAAGGATAATGTAtcagaaaaagtaaaagtgcaatctgaaaaaagtaaaacacaAAAAG ACAATTTAACTACAAAGAATCATAAAAGGAAATTATCAGAATCTAAAGAAGACGCAAAG GTTGAAAAAAAACGCATATATGATCCACAAGTATTATTAAGTAATATGAACTTAGATGAATTTTTGACGTCTGTTCATGGACCTACATGA